A genome region from Lytechinus pictus isolate F3 Inbred chromosome 16, Lp3.0, whole genome shotgun sequence includes the following:
- the LOC135156971 gene encoding uncharacterized protein K02A2.6-like, which produces MQATAESVSGQVLPNNCIRYDESEDLDCYLERFELYLIASGLTVPDAQSRVVALLLNAIGARYYGIVRDLVSPAKPSDKSYVQLKQILRKHFKRTPVTVAERRKFIRRDQAPGESTSDYVVQLKHLSLHCEYADKLDEQLRDRFISGLNDESTSLKLMEKATETPNMTFQQAVDFTLSKQTAAGEVRAMRSDGSSGCTKSSVHAVRGRQQSGQKGSRRKQECYRCGRHHTPEECWFKSETCRYCKKKGHIERKGRAKGKNVMKQTEHSDCKSKMSYQSKSQTKKNNCSDVHKMHENRKPMSNSNARKEARVLHDSSSSSEECSVEYDHTLFKLDVISKSKVRPSTGSESDPIIVPVVIEGKVTHMELDTGSSVSMIPLSYYEKHLSHVKMHESEKSLVSFITNQTVKPVGKVHVEVTHGKYQGKLSLYVVEHTEYLLFGRDWLSIVPLNWKSLISRVSSNHDHSQVHHVGELDRVLNKHNRLFEDRLGKLTKARAHISVKDDAKPVTTRPYKVPFAVRDKVEEELERLQKCGVLTAIDHSEWSTGIVAVPKKDGSVRICGNYKTTVNPVLDPVQPPNINVENILANLGGGVLFSTVDLAHAYNQLELDEESKKFLVISTHKGLFQQNRLVFGITSAPAIWQSAIEQVLQGIPGVQVYLDDILVTGRTVEEHHANLDKVLTRLEERNLTLRKMKCKFAQPSVEFLGHVIDANGVHTVEEKVQKIENLPRPEDVSQLRSYLGLLNYYRKYVPNLAHEIAPLTDLLKSDRKFEWHEEAEKAFIRSKRLMREAGFLVHYDPELPISIASDTSPIGIGAVLSHILPNGEERPIQFASRSLTKTERKYPQIEREALAIVFALRKFYMFVYGSKFTLITDNKPLTALLGPYKSLPALAAERMQRWAMYLAGFDYTIKYRTSSANANADCLSRLPDKDAKPEGREPEIVSVRHVDILPTSHEALRNTTRKDPVLSKVIRYTLDGWPKQLSVEERELQPFFRRRLEITLEQGILMWGTRIIIPVKSHRAIMEELHSGHLGVVKMKSLARSYVWWPQIDVHIEECTKQCNTCQVVQNQPPQTLLHPWIPASKPMERIHIDFAGPFEGRTYLVLVDAYSKWPEVFIMPSTTSERTIHVLRRVFSRYGLPQIMVTDNGSQFTSSEFKEFVDKNGIVHKRSAPYHPSTNGQAERFVQTLKQAQRAARSDGGSPQAQLDRFLLAYRNARHAVTGEAPAVLFMKRQLRIRLDNLRPNVERRYADRLHQQAQYRDKHSSVDKLRKFAVGDSVLVRDYVGKHKWVPGVIVDREGPLMYKVQVQSGIWRRHVDQLLPRLENEVELDQNESRQDFGSDKPVQSRSVPESSPSRLGEITSSQDCHIETVQGDSVSQDLPVVSEDVVVDREKPQELRRSQRKRKAPDRLNL; this is translated from the exons ATGCAGGCCACTGCAGAGTCGGTTTCAGGGCAGGTTTTGCCTAACAATTGCATCAGGTATGATGAATCGGAGGACTTAGATTGTTATCTAGAACGTTTCGAATTGTATCTGATAGCGAGTGGCTTGACAGTACCTGATGCACAGTCA AGAGTAGTGGCGCTGCTATTGAACGCTATCGGGGCTCGCTACTACGGGATTGTTCGTGATTTGGTATCACCGGCAAAACCAAGTGACAAGTCATATGTGCAGTTGAAGCAAATACTGCGAAAGCATTTCAAACGTACACCAGTCACCGTAGCTGAAAGGCGCAAGTTTATTAGACGTGATCAGGCACCGGGTGAGAGCACGAGTGATTACGTTGTACAGTTGAAACATCTCAGCCTACATTGTGAGTATGCTGATAAACTTGATGAGCAGCTACGAGACCGCTTTATCAGTGGTTTGAATGATGAGTCTACTTCACTGAAACTTATGGAAAAGGCTACTGAGACCCCTAACATGACGTTTCAGCAGGCTGTGGACTTCACCCTATCGAAACAGACAGCTGCGGGGGAGGTCCGGGCGATGCGTTCAGATGGCTCTTCAGGTTGCACCAAGTCCAGTGTTCATGCAGTTCGCGGTAGACAGCAGTCTGGTCAGAAAGGTAGCAGGCGAAAGCAAGAATGTTATCGTTGTGGTCGACACCATACACCAGAGGAGTGTTGGTTCAAGTCCGAAACGTGTAGATACTGTAAAAAGAAAGGACACATCGAAAGGAAAGGTCGAGCCAAGGGCAAGAATGTAATGAAACAAACAGAACACTCAGACTGTAAATCTAAGATGAGTTACCAGAGTAAAAGTCAAACGAAGAAAAATAATTGTAGTGATGTACATAAGATGCATGAAAACAGGAAACCTATGTCTAACAGTAATGCTAGGAAGGAAGCTAGAGTTTTACATGATtccagtagtagtagtgaggAATGCAGTGTGGAATATGATCACACATTGTTCAAGTTAGACGTTATTAGTAAGTCAAAGGTTAGGCCAAGTACAGGTTCAGAGAGTGATCCAATTATAGTTCCTGTTGTTATTGAAGGTAAAGTCACACATATGGAACTTGATACAGGGTCAAGTGTGAGCATGATACCATTGTCATACTATGAGAAACATCTATCACATGTGAAGATGCATGAGTCAGAAAAGTCTTTGGTGAGTTTTATCACAAACCAAACAGTCAAACCAGTTGGGAAAGTTCATGTAGAGGTCACACATGGAAAGTACCAGGGTAAACTGAGTTTGTATGTGGTAGAACATACAGAGTATTTGCTATTTGGGAGAGATTGGTTATCAATAGTACCACTGAATTGGAAGTCTCTGATATCCAGGGTAAGCAGTAATCATGATCATAGTCAGGTTCATCATGTTGGTGAGCTGGATAGAGTCCTGAATAAGCATAATAGATTGTTTGAAGATAGACTAGGTAAGCTCACAAAAGCAAGAGCGCACATTTCAGTAAAAGATGATGCTAAACCAGTAACTACAAGGCCATATAAGGTACCTTTTGCAGTGAGAGATAAGGTAGAAGAAGAATTGGAAAGATTACAGAAGTGTGGGGTTTTGACTGCTATTGATCATAGTGAATGGAGTACTGGAATCGTAGCAGTTCCAAAGAAGGATGGGTCTGTCCGCATATGTGGAAATTACAAAACTACAGTGAATCCAGTTTTGGATCCAGTTCAGCCCCCCAATATCAATGTAGAGAACATATTGGCAAATCTAGGTGGAGGTGTGTTATTTTCTACCGTAGATCTAGCACATGCTTACAACCAGTTAGAGTTGGATGAAGAGTCTAAGAAGTTCCTAGTAATATCTACACATAAGGGGTTATTTCAACAGAATCGCCTGGTATTTGGTATTACTAGTGCACCAGCTATTTGGCAGAGTGCTATTGAACAGGTACTACAGGGGATACCTGGGGTACAAGTATACTTAGATGACATATTGGTAACTGGGCGTACTGTTGAAGagcatcatgccaatttggataAGGTTCTCACACGCCTTGAAGAGCGTAACCTTACATTgaggaaaatgaaatgtaagTTTGCTCAGCCATCAGTAGAGTTCTTAGGACATGTCATAGATGCAAACGGAGTACATACTGTAGAAGAGAAAGTACAGAAAATAGAGAATCTTCCTAGACCAGAAGATGTGTCACAGTTAAGGTCCTATTTAGGGTTACTTAATTACTACCGAAAGTATGTGCCTAATCTAGCTCATGAGATAGCACCGTTAACGGATTTGTTGAAATCTGATCGTAAGTTTGAATGGCATGAGGAAGCCGAGAAAGCTTTCATTAGGTCAAAGAGATTGATGCGAGAAGCAGGTTTTCTGGTACATTATGATCCGGAATTGCCCATTTCGATTGCGTCCGACACAAGTCCAATAGGTATCGGCGCAGTTTTGTCTCACATATTACCAAATGGTGAGGAGAGGCCAATACAATTTGCTTCTAGATCACTTACAAAGACGGAAAGGAAATATCCGCAAATTGAGAGAGAGGCTTTGGCAATTGTATTCGCGTTACGTAAATTCTACATGTTTGTGTATGGAAGTAAATTTACGCTTATCACGGATAATAAGCCGCTTACAGCATTGCTAGGCCCATACAAAAGCCTACCAGCTTTAGCCGCTGAACGAATGCAAAGGTGGGCAATGTATCTTGCAGGATTTGACTATACGATCAAGTATCGCACTTCAAGCGCAAATGCGAATGCGGATTGTCTTTCAAGACTACCCGACAAAGATGCGAAACCGGAAGGTCGTGAACCAGAGATTGTCTCGGTCCGTCATGTGGATATACTACCCACATCGCACGAAGCATTGCGTAACACAACCCGAAAAGATCCAGTGTTGTCAAAGGTCATCAGATATACATTGGATGGATGGCCAAAACAGTTGTCCGTAGAAGAAAGGGAGCTGCAACCCTTCTTCAGGCGCAGACTTGAAATTACCCTAGAACAAGGCATACTGATGTGGGGAACGCGTATCATTATTCCTGTCAAGAGTCACCGCGCAATCATGGAAGAATTACACAGTGGACATCTTGGAGTTGTTAAGATGAAATCGCTTGCACGTAGTTACGTATGGTGGCCGCAGATCGATGTACACATTGAAGAATGCACAAAACAATGTAATACATGTCAGGTCGTACAAAACCAACCACCACAAACGTTACTACACCCATGGATTCCAGCGTCCAAGCCGATGGAAAGAATCCATATTGATTTCGCAGGACCATTTGAAGGTCGTACATACCTGGTCCTAGTGGATGCGTATTCAAAATGGCCCGAGGTATTTATCATGCCGAGTACTACTTCGGAGCGCACTATTCATGTGCTCAGACGCGTATTTTCGAGATACGGATTACCGCAAATCATGGTAACTGATAACGGAAGTCAGTTCACCTCATCGGAATTCAAAGAGTTTGTAGACAAGAATGGTATTGTACACAAGCGAAGTGCACCATATCATCCTAGCACGAATGGTCAAGCAGAGCGCTTCGTACAGACATTGAAACAAGCACAACGCGCTGCAAGATCCGATGGAGGATCACCACAAGCCCAACTTGACAGATTTTTGCTGGCTTATCGGAATGCTAGACATGCAGTCACGGGTGAAGCACCGGCTGTTCTCTTTATGAAGAGACAACTTCGTATACGGTTGGATAATTTACGTCCAAATGTAGAGCGTAGATATGCAGACCGATTGCATCAGCAAGCACAGTACAGAGATAAACATAGTTCAGTAGACAAACTACGCAAGTTTGCAGTAGGAGACTCAGTACTTGTTAGGGACTATGTAGGAAAACATAAGTGGGTACCAGGTGTCATTGTAGATAGAGAGGGTCCACTAATGTATAAGGTACAAGTTCAATCAGGTATTTGGAGGAGACATGTAGATCAGTTACTTCCAAGACTAGAGAACGAGGTTGAGTTAGATCAGAATGAGTCAAGACAAGATTTTGGTTCAGACAAACCAGTACAAAGTAGGTCAGTTCCTGAATCAAGTCCAAGTAGGTTAGGAGAAATAACTAGTTCTCAAGATTGTCACATTGAAACGGTCCAGGGTGATTCAGTTTCGCAAGACTTACCTGTTGTATCAGAGGATGTTGTAGTAGATAGGGAAAAACCTCAAGAACTTAGGAGATCCCAGAGGAAGAGAAAAGCTCCAGATAGGCTTAATCTCTAA